One window of Vanessa cardui chromosome 5, ilVanCard2.1, whole genome shotgun sequence genomic DNA carries:
- the LOC124529969 gene encoding ubiquitin carboxyl-terminal hydrolase 7-like isoform X1: MLETGSAENTTADTLQANAELTKDDEDNARPDATFRYTVQNISQLREQVLSPPCYVRCLPWKILVLIRNTTTPDRQQQKALGIFLQCNGDCDSPGWSCYGLGELKLLSHKPDGEHLCRKLHHMYHCKEDDWGFAHFISWKNLMDPDNGFVKDDSIVIEAHVVAEAPHGVSWDSKKHTGYIGLKNQGATCYMNSLLQTLFFTNVLRKAVYKIPTVGDDSSRSVAFALQRVFYDLQFSDKTVATKKLTKSFGWETLDSFMQHDVQEFLRVLLDKLENKMKGTVVEGTVPKLFEGKMTSFIKCKNVNCTSTRVETFYDIQLSVKGKNNIYESFKDYISTELLEGENKYDAGEHGLQEAEKGVRFDVFPPILHLHLMRFQYDPQSDTSVKFNDRFEFYEEVNLDQYLQETPKIPAHYTLHAVLVHSGDNHGGHYVVFINPKGDGKWCKFDDDVVSRCSKQEAIEYNFGGKEDAPYLARRATSAYMLIYIQTSQLKYVLQDVTQNDIPNDLCERITEEMRYEMAIAGSKFKGR, encoded by the exons ATGCTTGAAACCGGCAGCGCGGAAAATACAACAGCCGATACACTACAAGCCAACGCa GAACTTACTAAAGACGATGAAGACAACGCCCGCCCGGATGCGACCTTTCGTTACACAGTCCAAAATATTAGCCAGCTCAGAGAACAAGTTTTGTCTCCGCCGTGCTATGTGAGATGTTTGCCGTGGAAAATTCTAGTTCTTATTCGGAATACAACAACTCCGGATCGACAGCAGCAAAAGGCGCTCGGGATATTTTTGCAATGTAACGGCGATTGCGATTCTCCAGGATGGTCGTGCTATGGGCTGGGAGAATTAAAACTTTTGTCCCACAAACCAGACGGTGAACACCTTTGCAGGAAGCTACATCATATGTATCACTG cAAAGAAGACGATTGGGGTTTTGCTCATTTTATATCATGGAAAAACTTGATGGATCCTGATAACGGATTTGTAAAAGATGATTCAATAGTAATAGAGGCTCATGTTGTTGCGGAAGCTCCGCATGGAGTTTCTTGGGACTCTAAGAAGCATACGGGATACATTG GACTCAAAAACCAAGGAGCAACCTGCTATATGAATTCTCTTTTGCAAACTCTTTTCTTCACAAATGTTCTACGGAAAGCCGTTTATAAAATACCCACTGTTGGTGATGATAGTTCTAGATCAGTTGCTTTTGCTCTTCAACGAGTTTTCTACGATCTACAGTTTTCTGATAAGACAGTGGCTACAAAAAAACTTACGAAGAGTTTCGGTTGGGAGACGTTAGACTCTTTTATGCAACATGACGTTCAAGAATTTCTTAGG GTACTGCTAGACAaactagaaaataaaatgaaaggtACTGTAGTTGAAGGAACGGTGCCTAAATTGTTTGAAGGAAAAATGACTTCATTTATAAAATGCAAGAATGTGAATTGCACAAGTACTCGCGTCGAAACATTTTACGATATCCAACTTAGCGTTAAGGGAAAAAATAATA TTTATGAATCATTTAAAGACTACATTAGTACGGAATTATTGGAGGGAGAAAACAAATATGATGCAGGAGAACATGGTCTACAAGAAGCCGAGAAAGGCGTTCGGTTTGATGTGTTCCCGCCTATTCTACATTTACATCTAATGCGGTTTCAGTACGATCCACAAAGTGACACCTCCGTTAAATTCAACGATAG ATTTGAATTTTACGAGGAAGTAAATCTGGATCAGTATCTCCAGGAGACGCCTAAGATTCCCGCACATTATACGCTGCACGCCGTGCTCGTACATTCTGGAGATAATCACGGTGGACACTACGTTGTGTTTATTAATCCTAAAGGTGATGGAAAG TGGTGTAAGTTCGATGATGACGTTGTGTCACGCTGCAGCAAACAAGAGGCGATCGAGTACAACTTCGGAGGCAAAGAGGACGCGCCGTACCTCGCTCGACGAGCCACGAGTGCATATATGCTTATTTATATACA aACGTCCCAACTCAAATATGTCTTACAAGACGTTACACAGAACGACATACCGAATGATCTTTGCGAGCGAATCACTGAAGAAATGCGATACGAGATG GCCATAGCTGGCTCTAAATTTAAAGGAAGATAA
- the LOC124529969 gene encoding ubiquitin carboxyl-terminal hydrolase 7-like isoform X2 gives MLETGSAENTTADTLQANAELTKDDEDNARPDATFRYTVQNISQLREQVLSPPCYVRCLPWKILVLIRNTTTPDRQQQKALGIFLQCNGDCDSPGWSCYGLGELKLLSHKPDGEHLCRKLHHMYHCKEDDWGFAHFISWKNLMDPDNGFVKDDSIVIEAHVVAEAPHGVSWDSKKHTGYIGLKNQGATCYMNSLLQTLFFTNVLRKAVYKIPTVGDDSSRSVAFALQRVFYDLQFSDKTVATKKLTKSFGWETLDSFMQHDVQEFLRVLLDKLENKMKGTVVEGTVPKLFEGKMTSFIKCKNVNCTSTRVETFYDIQLSVKGKNNIYESFKDYISTELLEGENKYDAGEHGLQEAEKGVRFDVFPPILHLHLMRFQYDPQSDTSVKFNDRFEFYEEVNLDQYLQETPKIPAHYTLHAVLVHSGDNHGGHYVVFINPKGDGKWCKFDDDVVSRCSKQEAIEYNFGGKEDAPYLARRATSAYMLIYIQTSQLKYVLQDVTQNDIPNDLCERITEEMRYEMAAEK, from the exons ATGCTTGAAACCGGCAGCGCGGAAAATACAACAGCCGATACACTACAAGCCAACGCa GAACTTACTAAAGACGATGAAGACAACGCCCGCCCGGATGCGACCTTTCGTTACACAGTCCAAAATATTAGCCAGCTCAGAGAACAAGTTTTGTCTCCGCCGTGCTATGTGAGATGTTTGCCGTGGAAAATTCTAGTTCTTATTCGGAATACAACAACTCCGGATCGACAGCAGCAAAAGGCGCTCGGGATATTTTTGCAATGTAACGGCGATTGCGATTCTCCAGGATGGTCGTGCTATGGGCTGGGAGAATTAAAACTTTTGTCCCACAAACCAGACGGTGAACACCTTTGCAGGAAGCTACATCATATGTATCACTG cAAAGAAGACGATTGGGGTTTTGCTCATTTTATATCATGGAAAAACTTGATGGATCCTGATAACGGATTTGTAAAAGATGATTCAATAGTAATAGAGGCTCATGTTGTTGCGGAAGCTCCGCATGGAGTTTCTTGGGACTCTAAGAAGCATACGGGATACATTG GACTCAAAAACCAAGGAGCAACCTGCTATATGAATTCTCTTTTGCAAACTCTTTTCTTCACAAATGTTCTACGGAAAGCCGTTTATAAAATACCCACTGTTGGTGATGATAGTTCTAGATCAGTTGCTTTTGCTCTTCAACGAGTTTTCTACGATCTACAGTTTTCTGATAAGACAGTGGCTACAAAAAAACTTACGAAGAGTTTCGGTTGGGAGACGTTAGACTCTTTTATGCAACATGACGTTCAAGAATTTCTTAGG GTACTGCTAGACAaactagaaaataaaatgaaaggtACTGTAGTTGAAGGAACGGTGCCTAAATTGTTTGAAGGAAAAATGACTTCATTTATAAAATGCAAGAATGTGAATTGCACAAGTACTCGCGTCGAAACATTTTACGATATCCAACTTAGCGTTAAGGGAAAAAATAATA TTTATGAATCATTTAAAGACTACATTAGTACGGAATTATTGGAGGGAGAAAACAAATATGATGCAGGAGAACATGGTCTACAAGAAGCCGAGAAAGGCGTTCGGTTTGATGTGTTCCCGCCTATTCTACATTTACATCTAATGCGGTTTCAGTACGATCCACAAAGTGACACCTCCGTTAAATTCAACGATAG ATTTGAATTTTACGAGGAAGTAAATCTGGATCAGTATCTCCAGGAGACGCCTAAGATTCCCGCACATTATACGCTGCACGCCGTGCTCGTACATTCTGGAGATAATCACGGTGGACACTACGTTGTGTTTATTAATCCTAAAGGTGATGGAAAG TGGTGTAAGTTCGATGATGACGTTGTGTCACGCTGCAGCAAACAAGAGGCGATCGAGTACAACTTCGGAGGCAAAGAGGACGCGCCGTACCTCGCTCGACGAGCCACGAGTGCATATATGCTTATTTATATACA aACGTCCCAACTCAAATATGTCTTACAAGACGTTACACAGAACGACATACCGAATGATCTTTGCGAGCGAATCACTGAAGAAATGCGATACGAGATG GCGgcagaaaaataa
- the LOC124529962 gene encoding ubiquitin carboxyl-terminal hydrolase 7-like isoform X1, whose translation MLETGSAENTTADTLQANAELTKDDEDNARPDATFRYTVQNISQLREQVLSPPCYVRCLPWKILVLIRNTTTPDRQQQKALGIFLQCNGDCDSPGWSCYGLGELKLLSHKPDGEHLCRKLHHMYHCKEDDWGFAHFISWKNLMDPDNGFVKDDSIVIEAHVVAEAPHGVSWDSKKHTGYIGLKNQGATCYMNSLLQTLFFTNVLRKAVYKIPTVGDDSSRSVAFALQRVFYDLQFSDKTVATKKLTKSFGWETLDSFMQHDVQEFLRVLLDKLENKMKGTVVEGTVPKLFEGKMTSFIKCKNVNCTSTRVETFYDIQLSVKGKNNIYESFKDYISTELLEGENKYDAGEHGLQEAEKGVRFDVFPPILHLHLMRFQYDPQSDTSVKFNDRFEFYEEVNLDQYLQETPKIPAHYTLHAVLVHSGDNHGGHYVVFINPKGDGKWCKFDDDVVSRCSKQEAIEYNFGGKEDAPYLARRATSAYMLIYIQTSQLKYVLQDVTQNDIPNDLCERITEEMRYEMAIAGSKFKGR comes from the exons ATGCTTGAAACCGGCAGCGCGGAAAATACAACAGCCGATACACTACAAGCCAACGCa GAACTTACTAAAGACGATGAAGACAACGCCCGCCCGGATGCGACCTTTCGTTACACAGTCCAAAATATTAGCCAGCTCAGAGAACAAGTTTTGTCTCCGCCGTGCTATGTGAGATGTTTGCCGTGGAAAATTCTAGTTCTTATTCGAAATACAACAACTCCGGATCGACAGCAGCAAAAGGCGCTCGGGATATTTTTGCAATGTAACGGAGATTGCGATTCTCCAGGATGGTCGTGCTATGGGCTGGGAGAATTAAAACTTTTGTCCCACAAACCAGACGGTGAACACCTTTGCAGGAAACTACATCATATGTATCACTG cAAAGAAGACGATTGGGGTTTTGCTCATTTTATATCATGGAAAAACTTGATGGATCCTGATAACGGATTTGTAAAAGATGATTCAATAGTAATAGAGGCTCATGTTGTTGCGGAAGCTCCGCATGGAGTTTCTTGGGACTCTAAGAAGCATACGGGATACATTG GACTCAAGAATCAAGGAGCAACCTGCTATATGAATTCTCTTTTGCAAACTCTTTTCTTCACAAATGTTCTACGGAAAGCCGTTTATAAAATACCCACTGTTGGTGATGATAGTTCTAGATCAGTTGCTTTTGCTCTTCAACGAGTTTTCTACGATCTACAGTTTTCTGATAAGACAGTGGCTACAAAAAAACTTACGAAGAGTTTCGGTTGGGAGACGTTAGACTCTTTTATGCAACATGACGTTCAAGAATTTCTTAGG GTACTGCTAGACAaactagaaaataaaatgaaaggtACTGTAGTTGAAGGAACGGTGCCTAAATTGTTTGAAGGAAAAATGACTTCATTTATAAAATGCAAGAATGTGAATTGCACAAGTACTCGCGTCGAAACATTTTACGATATCCAACTTAGCGTTAAGGGAAAAAATAATA TTTATGAATCATTTAAAGACTACATTAGTACGGAATTATTGGAGGGAGAAAACAAATATGATGCAGGAGAACATGGTCTTCAAGAGGCCGAGAAAGGCGTTCGGTTTGATGTGTTCCCGCCTATTCTACATTTACATCTAATGCGGTTTCAGTACGATCCACAAAGTGACACCTCCGTTAAATTCAACGATAG ATTTGAATTTTACGAGGAAGTAAATCTGGATCAGTATCTCCAGGAGACGCCTAAGATTCCCGCACATTATACGCTGCACGCGGTGCTCGTACATTCTGGAGATAATCACGGTGGACACTACGTTGTGTTTATTAATCCTAAAGGTGATGGAAAG TGGTGTAAGTTCGATGATGACGTTGTGTCACGCTGCAGCAAACAAGAGGCGATCGAGTACAACTTCGGAGGCAAAGAGGACGCGCCGTACCTCGCTCGACGAGCCACGAGTGCATATATGCTTATTTATATACA aACGTCCCAACTCAAATATGTCTTACAAGACGTTACACAGAACGACATACCGAATGATCTTTGCGAGCGAATCACTGAAGAAATGCGATACGAGATG GCCATAGCTGGCTCTAAATTTAAAGGAAGATAA
- the LOC124529962 gene encoding ubiquitin carboxyl-terminal hydrolase 7-like isoform X2, with amino-acid sequence MLETGSAENTTADTLQANAELTKDDEDNARPDATFRYTVQNISQLREQVLSPPCYVRCLPWKILVLIRNTTTPDRQQQKALGIFLQCNGDCDSPGWSCYGLGELKLLSHKPDGEHLCRKLHHMYHCKEDDWGFAHFISWKNLMDPDNGFVKDDSIVIEAHVVAEAPHGVSWDSKKHTGYIGLKNQGATCYMNSLLQTLFFTNVLRKAVYKIPTVGDDSSRSVAFALQRVFYDLQFSDKTVATKKLTKSFGWETLDSFMQHDVQEFLRVLLDKLENKMKGTVVEGTVPKLFEGKMTSFIKCKNVNCTSTRVETFYDIQLSVKGKNNIYESFKDYISTELLEGENKYDAGEHGLQEAEKGVRFDVFPPILHLHLMRFQYDPQSDTSVKFNDRFEFYEEVNLDQYLQETPKIPAHYTLHAVLVHSGDNHGGHYVVFINPKGDGKWCKFDDDVVSRCSKQEAIEYNFGGKEDAPYLARRATSAYMLIYIQTSQLKYVLQDVTQNDIPNDLCERITEEMRYEMAAEK; translated from the exons ATGCTTGAAACCGGCAGCGCGGAAAATACAACAGCCGATACACTACAAGCCAACGCa GAACTTACTAAAGACGATGAAGACAACGCCCGCCCGGATGCGACCTTTCGTTACACAGTCCAAAATATTAGCCAGCTCAGAGAACAAGTTTTGTCTCCGCCGTGCTATGTGAGATGTTTGCCGTGGAAAATTCTAGTTCTTATTCGAAATACAACAACTCCGGATCGACAGCAGCAAAAGGCGCTCGGGATATTTTTGCAATGTAACGGAGATTGCGATTCTCCAGGATGGTCGTGCTATGGGCTGGGAGAATTAAAACTTTTGTCCCACAAACCAGACGGTGAACACCTTTGCAGGAAACTACATCATATGTATCACTG cAAAGAAGACGATTGGGGTTTTGCTCATTTTATATCATGGAAAAACTTGATGGATCCTGATAACGGATTTGTAAAAGATGATTCAATAGTAATAGAGGCTCATGTTGTTGCGGAAGCTCCGCATGGAGTTTCTTGGGACTCTAAGAAGCATACGGGATACATTG GACTCAAGAATCAAGGAGCAACCTGCTATATGAATTCTCTTTTGCAAACTCTTTTCTTCACAAATGTTCTACGGAAAGCCGTTTATAAAATACCCACTGTTGGTGATGATAGTTCTAGATCAGTTGCTTTTGCTCTTCAACGAGTTTTCTACGATCTACAGTTTTCTGATAAGACAGTGGCTACAAAAAAACTTACGAAGAGTTTCGGTTGGGAGACGTTAGACTCTTTTATGCAACATGACGTTCAAGAATTTCTTAGG GTACTGCTAGACAaactagaaaataaaatgaaaggtACTGTAGTTGAAGGAACGGTGCCTAAATTGTTTGAAGGAAAAATGACTTCATTTATAAAATGCAAGAATGTGAATTGCACAAGTACTCGCGTCGAAACATTTTACGATATCCAACTTAGCGTTAAGGGAAAAAATAATA TTTATGAATCATTTAAAGACTACATTAGTACGGAATTATTGGAGGGAGAAAACAAATATGATGCAGGAGAACATGGTCTTCAAGAGGCCGAGAAAGGCGTTCGGTTTGATGTGTTCCCGCCTATTCTACATTTACATCTAATGCGGTTTCAGTACGATCCACAAAGTGACACCTCCGTTAAATTCAACGATAG ATTTGAATTTTACGAGGAAGTAAATCTGGATCAGTATCTCCAGGAGACGCCTAAGATTCCCGCACATTATACGCTGCACGCGGTGCTCGTACATTCTGGAGATAATCACGGTGGACACTACGTTGTGTTTATTAATCCTAAAGGTGATGGAAAG TGGTGTAAGTTCGATGATGACGTTGTGTCACGCTGCAGCAAACAAGAGGCGATCGAGTACAACTTCGGAGGCAAAGAGGACGCGCCGTACCTCGCTCGACGAGCCACGAGTGCATATATGCTTATTTATATACA aACGTCCCAACTCAAATATGTCTTACAAGACGTTACACAGAACGACATACCGAATGATCTTTGCGAGCGAATCACTGAAGAAATGCGATACGAGATG GCGgcagaaaaataa
- the LOC124530111 gene encoding boophilin-H2-like: MRFPCVLMSLLYKIVNGQDSSEVTLTTFKLPKTIYPKPTTLYRRINVERNYYEGAATLLDLVRFVDGRRKKQNKRYSYIWNWDHWCHLQPIRGYCKKSLNRFYYDAQLDHCLPFVYTGCDGNKNNFETLLECDRRCKGSIYVNAKHPKQPAACFLQPDTGYCLALISKYYYDINEKTCKKFMYGGCGGNQNKFDTLFSCMRACSVAVV, translated from the exons ATGCGTTTTCCGTGTGTGTTGATGtcgctattatataaaattgtaaacggTCAAGATTCTTCCGAAGTAACATTAACAACTTTTAAATTGCCGAAGACTATTTACCCAAAGCCAACAACGTTGTATAGAAGAATAAATGTTGAAAGAAATTACTATGAAGGGGCTGCAACATTGTTGGACTTGGTTCGTTTTGTGGATGGAAGGcgcaaaaaacaaaacaaaa GATATTCGTATATATGGAACTGGGATCACTGGTGTCACCTCCAGCCGATAAGAGGATATTGTAAGAAGTCGCTAAATAG attttattacgACGCCCAGTTAGATCACTGTTTGCCATTTGTGTACACAGGCTGCGATGGTAACAAGAATAATTTCGAGACACTTTTGGAATGTGACAGGCGTTGTAAAg gaaGTATTTATGTGAATGCTAAGCATCCTAAGCAACCTGCGGCTTGTTTTCTTCAACCCGACACAGGTTACTGCTTGGCTCTTATATCCAA ataTTACTATGACATCAATGAAAAAACTTGTAAGAAATTTATGTACGGAGGCTGTGGTGGGAATCAAAATAAATTCGACACACTGTTCTCGTGCATGAGAGCATGTTCTGTTGCAGTAGTGTAG